Genomic DNA from Corynebacterium kroppenstedtii:
TTTTCGGTAGAACCAGGGATTTACCTGGAAGGCGAGTGGGGAGCCCGCATCGAGGATATTCTGATCATTACCGACGACGGTGCTACGTCAGTCAATAACCAAACGCATGACCTCGTCCGGACTGAAAAATAGTGAGCGCACTGTCATGACAAGCTCACCTTTAAGGGCGGTCGATACCCCGCCACGCGACAGTGACGAATCAGATTCGCACCTATCCGGCACCAACCCGCACCGGCGCAACCCATTATTGGGACATGACGGCAGTGGGTGGATCATTGTCGTCGGTATTGGGGCCGATGGGATGGACGGCATAGGGGAGCGCGCCCACCGCGCCATCACGAGCGCTGATGTCGTGGTCGGGTCCTGGCGGCAACTTCAACTCGTTCCGGATAGTTGTCAGGCAACGAAGAAACCGTGGCCGTCACCGCTGGTTCCGCACATCGCGGAATTTTTCGACTCCCTCGCGGATCGCCGGGTTGTGGTGTTGGCCAGCGGGGACCCGATGTTTTTCGGGATCGGTACGACGCTGGCGCGGATTCTGGGGCCCGATGCGTTCAGTGTGATACCGGCAGCATCGTCGGCAAGTTTGGCATGTGCTCGTTTAGGGTGGGGGCTTAATACGACGCCAGTGGTGAGCCTCTTGACCAAGCCCGTAGAGATTCTCGGCCCACTATGCGACGACGGAATCCCTTTCCTCATCTTGTGCCGCGATAGTCATTCACCTGCGGATATCTGCGACTATCTATGCTCCCGCGGGCTAGGTGACGCCCGGGTTGATCTTTTGTCAGATTTGGGGTCGTCTCATGAGACCCATACGGTCTCTACGGCGCGTCAGCCTGAGGCGCTCGATGCCCAGTCGAATTTGTGCATCGTGGCAATCACGCCCACGAAAGTTGGGCTCAGCCGGGTACCTGGTAGGCCGGACCAGACTTACGCGAATGATGGTCAATTGACTAAATCCGACATTCGCGCGCTGACCCTGGCCGCCCTAGCACCGCACCCGGGGGAGGTTCTCTGGGACATCGGTGGGGGATCAGGCTCAGTCAGCGTCGAATGGTGCCGGGTTGCGCGAGATGCAGAGTCTTATGTGATTGAGCACGTCCATGAGAGAGCTGCACGAATTACGACAAACTCACTGGGCTACCCGGTAACCGTCGTGCACGGGCAAGCGCCCGAAGCCCTTGACGATTTACCGTCCCCCGATGCGGTGTTCATCGGCGGGGGACTGACGCACCCCGGAGTAGTTGATCGTGCCTGGGAGGCATTGCGTCCCGGTGGACGGTTCGTCGCCAACGCTGTCACGGTGGAGTCGGAGCAGATGGTGCTCCGGCTTCAGGAAAAGTGGGGTGGTTCATTAACGCGCTTTGACGTTTCTCATCATTCAGCCTTGGGATCGTTCCATGCGTGGCGGCCCGCTCTTCCTATTATTCGTTTCGTCACAACAAAACCGGTGGTATAACGCGTAGCGGTGCTTCTGCTGCTTAAATACCACTGGCTGAAAAGGTGTGTATTCATGACTGTCTATTTCATTGGTGCCGGGCCCGGCGCGGCTGACCTGCTTACCCTTCGGGCGGATTCATTGATCAGGCGGTGCCCGGTGTGCCTCTACGCTGGATCTATCGTCCCTCCTGAGGTTCTGGAGCACTGTCCCGAGGGTGCTGATGTTATTAACACTGCCCGAATGCCTCTTGATGCCATCGTGGAGACAATCGCGAAGGCCGACAGTGAGGGCAAGGACGTTGCTCGGTTGCAATCGGGGGATCCCTCGCTGTGGTCTGCTCTAGCCGAACAGGCACGTCGTCTCGTGGAGCGAGATATTGACTATGAAATCGTTCCAGGGGTTCCGGCTTTCTCTGCCGCGGCTGCGTCGTTAGGCCATGAGCTGACTGTTCCCACCATTGGGCAATCAGTGATCTTGACGAGGATCTCGGGGCGCGCGTCATCTATGCCGGAGGGGGAGTCGTTGCCTGAATTGGGCTCGCATGGTGCCACGATGTGCATTCATCTTGCGGCGCACGATGCCCAGCGCATCAGTGATGAACTCGCCCCATCGTATGGTGGCGACTGCCCGGTGGCTGTTGTCGCATTCGCTTCTCGGCCGAATGAGTGTGTTCTCCGCACAACGCTGAGCAAACTACCCGACGATATTGCCGCGGAAGGTATCACGCGGACCGCAGTCATTATCGTGGGACAAAGTTTGGCCGCAGATGAGTTCCCCGATAGTTTCCTTTATTCTGACGACCGGCCCCGCGATGCGCACGGACGTACCATCCCCTGTAGCCACGACTAATCCGCCTGCCCGCCGTCGGAGTGGATTCCGGCTCAATGACTATTAAGGACACTTCTTCACCTATGCGCGCTCTCATACTTGGTGGAACCGCTGAAGCTCGAGAACTAGCTACTCTTTTAGTCAATAAAGGGTGGCATATTACGACGTCGTTAGCTGGGCGAGTGAAACATCCCCGGCTTCCCGCGGGGGAGGTTCGTATCGGCGGGTTCGGTGGGCCATCCGGTTTGGCACGGTGGATACTCGACGAAAATGTTGACGTTATTGTCGACGCCACGCATCCCTTCGCCGAGCGCATTAGCACGTCCGCATATGAGGCAGCTCGTGCGACGCAGGTCCCCTTGTTGGCGCTTCATCGTCCTGCTTGGGAAGAGCAGCCGGGGGATCGGTGGATCCACGTTGCCACTATGCGTGAGGCAGCTCTGAAGGCTCAACGTTTTGCTCACATATTTCTTACGATCGGCCGACAGCAACTCGCTCCTTTTGCCGACGACCCGGATAACCTCTACGTCATCCGCAGCGTCGAACGACCATCTGCGCCGTTGCCGGCCCGACACCGCATTATTCTTGACCGCGGCCCTTTCAGCCTCGCCTCGGAGAAGAAGACGCTCATTGACAATCAAATCGATGTTGTCGTCACTAAAAACTCGGGGGGATCAACCTATCCCAAACTTGAGGCCGCGCGGAGCCTTAATATCCCAGTCATCATCGTTGATCGGCCGCCACTACCGGCCACATGGGTTGTGACCTCAGCAGACGAAGCCGTCGAAGCGCTCAGTCATCTTTGATACCCCTGGCGTGGGAACTCAGTCGTCTGTAGCGGGCGCCTCATAATGCCGAGCAGTAAAGACGCGACGACCATCGGGTCCGTCGTACACATGCGTTGTCGATGCTCCCACTATCAGCATCGTCCGCATATCCACGACACCGGGGTCAAGCTCCGCCAATGTCGTCACGGTTACTGATTCATCCGCAGACCCCACGGCTCGGGCCACGATGACCGGGGTATCTGGTGTCTGGAATTCCAGAACGATGTCCCGCAAGGCGCCGACCTGCCACCGTCGCGACTTCGACGCCGGGTTATAGACAGCAAAGGCCATATCCGCGCCTGCCAAAGCACGAACGCGTTTGACCACCACATCCCATGGCTTCAACCGATCCGACAGTGACACCATGCCAAAATCATGGCCCAATGGTGCCCCCACGCGGCTTGCCACCGCTTGGGCCGCCGTCATGCCCGGCACAATTCTCACCGGAACGTCGCGCCATTGATCATCATCTGCCGTCTCTAGAACGGCGGCAGCCATGGCAAACACTCCGGGGTCGCCAGAAGACACCACGGCCACACGGCTACCGCTCCGAGCCATGTCCAAAGCCATCGCCGCCCGAACTGCTTCCACTTTGTTGTCCGACAAATGCCGCCGCTGGCCTGGCACGTCAGGAACACGCTTGACATAGGTTGAGTACCCCACCACATCGGTGGCTTGGGCTAATTCTTCTGACGCCTCCGGAGTAATCCACTCAGAGTTGCCAGGCCCAAGCCCAATAACAACGACCTCGCCCATTGATGTGTGTTCCATTGTCATTTACTTCTTTCTGTCGGTCCTTCTGTCGACCGCCGCAATTCGCTATCAGTCGGTGACGGCACCACAGCAACAGCGAAATACGGCACGGCAGCGGGGTCCACCTCGAGCAGAGGAATGACCTGCTCACCATCCATCGTGGCCCGCACAACAACATAGGCACGATCAGCTTGACCGACCCGCACCAGCGCCCGGCGAACCGTCGGAAATGTTCGGCCCAATTTCATAACGACGGCACCGTCGAACTGCGATAACCGCTGCACCAGCTCATCTTCAGATAATGTTCCTGGGATAACCCCCAGCGTTTCATCTTTTTCAACCAACGGGCGTCCGACGGAGGCTGCGGCAGCAGTGATTGATGTGACCCCAGGGATAACGGTAGTGGGGTAGCGGTCTGCTAGTGCACGATGGAGGTGTTGGTAGGAGCTATACAGCATGGGGTCGCCGAGACTGAGGACTGCGACGGAGTGCCCCTGGTCAAGGTGATGAGCCAATCGAGCGGTGGCACTGACGTAAAACTCCCCTAAAGCTCCCGCATAGCCGCCAGCATGATCAGCAACGCCCGTCGTGACGGGGTAGGTGAGTAGCTCCTCAATCTGATGGGGATTGTCACTCGCCAAATACGGAGCGGCGATCCTCCGCGCCGTCGAATGACCATGCGTGCCAGCATGAAAAGCCACCACATCGGCGGATCCAATGATCTTCGCGGCCGCAATAGTAACCAGACCTGAGTCTCCCGGGCCTAACCCTACTCCATACAAATGTCCCGATTCTGTCACCGATAGTCCGCCTCACCCTTGATGGCGTCGTCCTTCATCGATGTATCAGACTCGTCCATGAGCTCATTCCGTCGAGCCAAAGCATTGATCGCAGCGCACGTGATCGCAGAACCACCACGACGCCCCCGAACCGTTATAAACTCGACTCCCAACGACTCGGCACGTTCCTCAAGCTCAGACTTCGACTCGGCGGCACCCACAAAACCAACAGGGATGCCAATAATCACCGCCGGCCGCATCAACTCAGGACGCGCAGCCAACACATCCATCAGATGGAACAACGCAGTAGGAGCATTCCCTACGGCTACCACCGCGCCCCCCAACCGATCCGCGCACATATCAAAGGCCGCAGCCGATCGCGTCGTCGACAACTCACGTGCTTTTTCCGCAACGCCTGGAGTGTTCAACAGGCACTCCACATCGTTATCCGCTGGGAGACGCCGACGAGTCACACCGCTCGACACCATCCGGACATCGGTAAAAATCGACGCCCCCGCCTCCAAGGCAGCTCGCCCCACCCGTACAGCGCCGTCAGAGAACACAATGTCGTCCGCCAACGACACGTCCCCAGCAGCGTGGATCATCCGCACCGCCACGGTCTCTTCGTCGGCAGAAAAACGACTCAGATCACTCTCGTCACGAATTATCGCGAACGAACGTCGATAAATATCGTTCCCCAGCGAAACATAACGATCCCGGCTATACATCGCATCACCAGTCCTTTCCGAACTCGCCGACCCCACACCATCAGACATGATGAGTCACCTCTGACGTCTCATAGACGCCATCACCCTCAGCAAGGAACTCTGTGTAATCCATATTCGGCGCACCACAACGACGCTCACACCCCACAAAATGCACACGTCCGCCAGGCAACGACCCGGCATTAATAGCCCGCACCGCATCGGAACGAACATCATCACGGGATTTCCGACACTGAGGCAATCCCGTACACGCTGTCACACGAGCCAAAGGTGACGCCGCATCGAAGACCAAACCGCGCGGAGCCAAAAAACGCACAGCCTCATCCGCCTCTGCCGCGGTCAAATCATGAACCACCACACCATGCCAACATGTCACCGTCGAGGGCTTGCCCACAGCGCCCAACAACCGCGCACACGCCGAATCCATTCGGCCAAAAGGCAACACACAAGCCAAGCTCACGCGCCCGTCATCCTGGTCAATCCACCCCATCGGCTGACGCAACCCCAGCTCATTGTCCGCAGACTCCTCATACGTCGGAAGCACATCATGAACCGAATTTTCCAACCCCACAAGGTTCTCACGAGCCCACTGAGCAAGATCCTCAGCCGCGCCGGGAGTCTCCTCGATCCGCCAATTCTTGCCGCGCCGGGCCTGCCATTGGCGCGCCATGCCAACGATGCTATCCACCACGCGCACCCGGGGGAGTGAACCCACCAGATAATCTCCTCCGATCACGACGTCGAAGAGGTCATGCGAATCTGATCGTCGCGTCTTCGTCGTCGCGATGACTCCGAAATCCGGGCGCTCTGCAATCACGTCGCCACGTCCGTCGTCGAAAGCAAAGAGGGTTCGGCCAGGTAGATCTGCCGTGTCGTCATACTGGATCAGTTCACGGTCAACGGCACGAACCAAGGAGCGCACGTCCCCTATAGAACCAGACCGTCCTGACAGGGGAGAGGCAAGATAATTACGCATCCGATCATGCCGTGGATAAGGCAGGAGTCCTGCTTCAGTCACGGCAGAAGCAAAATCGTCAACCGATTTCACACCACGAATCTGGATATTTCCCCTCGACGTGATGTGGACGTCGCCGTCCCCCAAGTCGTCAGCCATAGCGCCTAATGCCGTCCATTGGTGCGGCTGGATATACCCGCCGGGGGATCGGACACGGCCTATCATCCCGTCGGATGCAGTAAAAAGACGCAATGTACCGGGGCACATGTCTCCCCGATTCCGGGTCGTCGTCTGAGTACCGTCACTGTGCATGGTTTCTACCGTACCCCCGTGCACACAGGGTCAAAGTATTATGAATCCTCGATCAAAGGTCGTAGCCACCGATAATTAACTCGACCTCTAATATAGTTGCGGGAAGCGGGAATCCCCTCAGGGGAGCGGTCGCGCCACTGTCAAGCCAGACCCCGTACACGAACAATGTCCGGCGCGGTATCCGGAAAGGAAAACATGATTCTTCTGCTGTCCACTTCTGACACCGATCTGCTTACTGCGAAAGCGGCCAATGAGCACCCCGAAGTGGAGTTCCGCTGGGCTAATCCGGCGCGATTGATGCTTGATGATGTTGATGCTCTCCTCAGTGGCACACGTGTACCGGGATCCGGTGGGGCTACGGGTTCCCAGCCAGACATCATTATTGTCCGGCTTTTGGGTGGGCGGCGAGCCTGGGAAGAGGGACTAAATAAGCTCCTTGCCTCAGGTATCCCGACTATTGCCGTATCGGGTGAACAAAGTATGGACGCAGAGCTCACAGAGCTGTCCACTGCGCCATCGAATGTCGTTACCACCGCTCACCGCTATCTTGCTGAGGGTGGCAAGAATAATCTCGTCAACCTTCATAACTTCCTATCCGATACTCTGCTTCTCACCGGTTTGGGTTTCGACGCCCCCATTCATCTTCCTGAATGGGGAATACTGGAGGGCTGGGAAGGTAATCGCACGGCAGGCCTTCAGTCTGGGGGAGAGTCTGACACCCGACGCATTGCTGTCTTGTATTACCGCGCACAACATTTAGCTGGTAATACGCGTTATATCGACGCGCTGTGCGAGGCGATTGCCGACCGTGGGGCAGTGCCGGTTCCGATTTTCACCGCATCACTCCGCCAGGCGTCCGATGAACTTCTCCAGTTCTTCGGGACGATGGACACTCTGATCACGACGGTTCTCGCGGCGGGTGGAACAAAACCTGCCACCGCACAAGCCGGCGGTGATGACGGAGCATGGGACGTCTCCGCATTGGCGGAGCTCGATCTCCCCGTTATCCAGGGGCTCGCCCTGACCAGCTCGCGCAGCACATGGGAAGACAATGATGACGGGGCTTCACCGCTGGATGTTGCTACCCAGATCGCCGTTCCGGAGTTCGATGGGCGCATCATTACTGTCCCGTTCTCATTCAAGGAAATTGGCGACGACGGCCTCATTTCGTATAACCCCGATCCGGAGCGGTGTGCCCGCCTGGCAGGCATCGCGGATCGACATGCAGTGTTGCGGCATAAAGCCAATGCTTCCAAGCGTATCGCTGTGATGCTGTCGGCATATCCGACGAAGCACGCCCGGATTGGTAACGCGGTTGGGCTGGATACTCCGGCCTCCGTGTTGGCGTTGCTCCACGTCCTCCACGACGCGGGATACGACCTGGGGGATACGTCCAAGATTCCCGGCTGGCTTGACTCTGGCGACGAAACCAGCGAGAACTCGGATGCGTTTATGCACGCACTGATCGACGCTGGTGGCCAAGACCCCGATTGGCTCACCGACGAAGTAATGGCTGCCAATGAGCTCCGCCTCTCGGCAGCCGACTACCAAGAGTATTTCGATACTCTTCCGGAATCTCTTCAAAAGGACATGATTGAGACCTGGGGAGAAGCCCCCGGGGACCTTTATGTTCACCCAGAGACGAAAGATATCTACTTAGCCGGATTACGCTTCGGCAACGTCGTTGTAATGGTGCAACCACCCCGAGGCTTTGGTGACAACCCCGTCGGCATTTACCACGACCCCGACCTAGCCCCGAATCACCACTATCTAGCAGCTTATGAATGGATTCGCCGCACCCCGGACCGTCACGGTTTCGGAGCCGACGCGATCGTCCACGTCGGTAAACACGGCAACATGGAATGGCTTCCCGGCAAGACCGTCGCCCTCGGGCCCGATTCCGGCACCGACCAGTCCATTGGCGACCTTCCCCTGATCTACCCATTCCTTGTCAATGACCCAGGGGAGGGTACTCAGGCCAAACGCCGCGCCCACGCCACCCTCGTCGACCACCTCATCCCGCCCATGGCCCGTGCCGAAAGTTATGGCGACATTACCCGGCTAGAGCAGCTCCTCGATGAGCACGCCAACATTGCCGCCATGGATCCCGCGAAGCTACCAGCTATTCGACAAGAAATCTGGACGCTGCTAACCGCGGCAAAAATGGACCAGGATCTCGGATGGGAGAAACGCCCCGACGAAGATGTCTTCGACGACATGCTCATGCACGTCGACGGGTGGCTATGCGAAATCAAAGATGCCCAGATTCGAGGCGGGCTACACATTCTCTCGCACGCGCCCGAAGGAAAGCAGCTCGTGGAAACAGTGCTGGCCATGCTGCGCGCTCGACAAATCTTCGGCGGAATCAACACTCTTCCTGGGCTTCGTGAGGCTCTCGGCCTCCACGAAGACGGTTCAGAAACACGGCACCGCACCGATGACATTGAAAACATCGCGTCGGCACTCGTTACCTCCTTGGCAGACCACGACTGGGACGATAACGCCGTCGACACGGTCCTCGAGGATATCCGCCACGATCCCGGCCTCCCCGACAGCGCCAATGTTTCTGCCGTCCAGGACATCTTGCACTTCACAACCACGCAGATCGTTCCCCGG
This window encodes:
- the cbiE gene encoding precorrin-6y C5,15-methyltransferase (decarboxylating) subunit CbiE, yielding MTSSPLRAVDTPPRDSDESDSHLSGTNPHRRNPLLGHDGSGWIIVVGIGADGMDGIGERAHRAITSADVVVGSWRQLQLVPDSCQATKKPWPSPLVPHIAEFFDSLADRRVVVLASGDPMFFGIGTTLARILGPDAFSVIPAASSASLACARLGWGLNTTPVVSLLTKPVEILGPLCDDGIPFLILCRDSHSPADICDYLCSRGLGDARVDLLSDLGSSHETHTVSTARQPEALDAQSNLCIVAITPTKVGLSRVPGRPDQTYANDGQLTKSDIRALTLAALAPHPGEVLWDIGGGSGSVSVEWCRVARDAESYVIEHVHERAARITTNSLGYPVTVVHGQAPEALDDLPSPDAVFIGGGLTHPGVVDRAWEALRPGGRFVANAVTVESEQMVLRLQEKWGGSLTRFDVSHHSALGSFHAWRPALPIIRFVTTKPVV
- the cobM gene encoding precorrin-4 C(11)-methyltransferase — encoded protein: MTVYFIGAGPGAADLLTLRADSLIRRCPVCLYAGSIVPPEVLEHCPEGADVINTARMPLDAIVETIAKADSEGKDVARLQSGDPSLWSALAEQARRLVERDIDYEIVPGVPAFSAAAASLGHELTVPTIGQSVILTRISGRASSMPEGESLPELGSHGATMCIHLAAHDAQRISDELAPSYGGDCPVAVVAFASRPNECVLRTTLSKLPDDIAAEGITRTAVIIVGQSLAADEFPDSFLYSDDRPRDAHGRTIPCSHD
- a CDS encoding cobalt-precorrin-6A reductase, which codes for MRALILGGTAEARELATLLVNKGWHITTSLAGRVKHPRLPAGEVRIGGFGGPSGLARWILDENVDVIVDATHPFAERISTSAYEAARATQVPLLALHRPAWEEQPGDRWIHVATMREAALKAQRFAHIFLTIGRQQLAPFADDPDNLYVIRSVERPSAPLPARHRIILDRGPFSLASEKKTLIDNQIDVVVTKNSGGSTYPKLEAARSLNIPVIIVDRPPLPATWVVTSADEAVEALSHL
- a CDS encoding precorrin-8X methylmutase; the encoded protein is MYSRDRYVSLGNDIYRRSFAIIRDESDLSRFSADEETVAVRMIHAAGDVSLADDIVFSDGAVRVGRAALEAGASIFTDVRMVSSGVTRRRLPADNDVECLLNTPGVAEKARELSTTRSAAAFDMCADRLGGAVVAVGNAPTALFHLMDVLAARPELMRPAVIIGIPVGFVGAAESKSELEERAESLGVEFITVRGRRGGSAITCAAINALARRNELMDESDTSMKDDAIKGEADYR
- a CDS encoding nitrite/sulfite reductase, producing MHSDGTQTTTRNRGDMCPGTLRLFTASDGMIGRVRSPGGYIQPHQWTALGAMADDLGDGDVHITSRGNIQIRGVKSVDDFASAVTEAGLLPYPRHDRMRNYLASPLSGRSGSIGDVRSLVRAVDRELIQYDDTADLPGRTLFAFDDGRGDVIAERPDFGVIATTKTRRSDSHDLFDVVIGGDYLVGSLPRVRVVDSIVGMARQWQARRGKNWRIEETPGAAEDLAQWARENLVGLENSVHDVLPTYEESADNELGLRQPMGWIDQDDGRVSLACVLPFGRMDSACARLLGAVGKPSTVTCWHGVVVHDLTAAEADEAVRFLAPRGLVFDAASPLARVTACTGLPQCRKSRDDVRSDAVRAINAGSLPGGRVHFVGCERRCGAPNMDYTEFLAEGDGVYETSEVTHHV
- the cobN gene encoding cobaltochelatase subunit CobN, whose protein sequence is MILLLSTSDTDLLTAKAANEHPEVEFRWANPARLMLDDVDALLSGTRVPGSGGATGSQPDIIIVRLLGGRRAWEEGLNKLLASGIPTIAVSGEQSMDAELTELSTAPSNVVTTAHRYLAEGGKNNLVNLHNFLSDTLLLTGLGFDAPIHLPEWGILEGWEGNRTAGLQSGGESDTRRIAVLYYRAQHLAGNTRYIDALCEAIADRGAVPVPIFTASLRQASDELLQFFGTMDTLITTVLAAGGTKPATAQAGGDDGAWDVSALAELDLPVIQGLALTSSRSTWEDNDDGASPLDVATQIAVPEFDGRIITVPFSFKEIGDDGLISYNPDPERCARLAGIADRHAVLRHKANASKRIAVMLSAYPTKHARIGNAVGLDTPASVLALLHVLHDAGYDLGDTSKIPGWLDSGDETSENSDAFMHALIDAGGQDPDWLTDEVMAANELRLSAADYQEYFDTLPESLQKDMIETWGEAPGDLYVHPETKDIYLAGLRFGNVVVMVQPPRGFGDNPVGIYHDPDLAPNHHYLAAYEWIRRTPDRHGFGADAIVHVGKHGNMEWLPGKTVALGPDSGTDQSIGDLPLIYPFLVNDPGEGTQAKRRAHATLVDHLIPPMARAESYGDITRLEQLLDEHANIAAMDPAKLPAIRQEIWTLLTAAKMDQDLGWEKRPDEDVFDDMLMHVDGWLCEIKDAQIRGGLHILSHAPEGKQLVETVLAMLRARQIFGGINTLPGLREALGLHEDGSETRHRTDDIENIASALVTSLADHDWDDNAVDTVLEDIRHDPGLPDSANVSAVQDILHFTTTQIVPRLRQTHRELDQVLRALDGKFIESGPSGSPLRGLINTLPTGRNFYSVDPKAIPSRLAWDTGQLLADSLIERYRQDNDGKYPVSVGISAWGTSAMRTSGDDIAEVFALLGVRPIWDEVSRRVTRLEVIPLEELGRPRIDTTVRISGFFRDAFPHVVALLDDAVQMVAALDEPADMNYVATHVNEDKANGTPPERAHRRIFGSKPGTYGAGLLELMDAGNWRSDDDLAEVYSTWGGYAYGRGVDGAPAADDMKQAYTRIQVAAKNTDTREHDIADSDDYFQFHGGMVATVRALSGQSPEAYIGDSTRPDTIRTRTLHEESRRVFRSRVVNPRWVEAMRNHGYKGAFEMAATVDYLFGYDATAGMMDDWMYEQLTQEYVENEENREFFRESNPWALHDISERLLEAAQRGLWKNPDQDRLDALTEALLETEGEMEDR